TGCGGCGCACCATGAGCGTGATGGGACCGCGCTGCGTGAATCGCTCCACCATTGCATCCAAGGCCACGTTCATTCCTCCGTGAAGGGGCGTGAGGAATTGCTCTTGGCCATCCAACTCCCGGACCCACCTCCACCCAGGTGATACTTCATGCTCTCACCCGAGCGCTATGGTAGCCCCCCCCCCACATGACCTTGAAAGTGGTGGCACCCAGGCCCGGATCGGTCACCAAGGGAGGGAACACCGCGTAGCGACCGGCCGATAACTGGAGAGTTCTCAAGGCTTTCCACCCATCGGAAGGGGCTACGCGGTGAAAACAGAGCGTAACGCGAAGCAGGTCGAGTTCGACAGCGTGGGAAGGAGGAAACTGGTGGCGGCGTTCGACGGCGAGCACATCTCGTCGGATGGAGGGCTGGCGCTGTTGCACCGAACGGACCAGCGGTTCGGGCTGATGAAGAAGTTCGCCGAGTGCTTCAAGGACTTGAGAAGGCCGGAGTTGATTGAGCACTCGGTGGAAGAACTCGTCCGCCAGCGCGTTTTCGGCATCGCGTGCGGCTACGAGGACCTGGTGGACCATGAGACGCTGCGAAACGACCCGCTGCTCGCGGCCGTGGTAGGCAAGTCGGAGCCCCAGAAGCAGCCTTTGGCCAGCCCGAGCACGCTCAACCGGCTGGAGCTGACGCCAGCGGACGCGACGGCCGAGGCCCGCTACCGGAAGGTGGTTTACGACGGCCAGGCCATCGAGAACTTCTTCGTCGACGCGTTCCTGGATGCGCACCGTGAGCCGCCGCGCGAAGTGGTGCTGGACCTCGATGCGACAGACGACCCGATTCACGGCACGCAGGAGGGCCGCTTCTTCCACGGCTACTACGGCAACTACTGCTACCTGCCGCTCTACATCTTCGCTGGCGACTTCCTGCTGTGCGCCAGGCTGCGCACCGCCGACCGCGACGCCGCCGCGGGCTCGCTGGAGGAAGTGCAGCGGATAGTCTCGCGCATCCGCGCGCGCTGGCCGCAGACGCGCATCCTCCTGCGTGCGGATTCCGGCTTCGCCCGGGATGAACTCATGACCTGGTGCGAGCACAACGGCATCGACTTCGTGTTGGGTTTAGCTCGAAACGCCCGGCTGGAAGCCATGATAAGAGGGGACCTGAAGCTGGTGCGCGCCGTCTCCCGCGAAGAGCGCAAGGGCGCTCCGGTGCGGGCGTACCGGGAACTTCGCTACCGCACGCTTACGTCCTGGACTCGCGAGCGCCGCGTTGTCGCGAAGGCCGAATGGCTCGGGGACAAATTCAACCCGCGCTTCGTGGTGACTTCTTTGCTCCCCAGGAGCATGAGGCCCGGGTTCTGTACGAGCAGCTCTACTGCGCCCGCGGTGACATGGAGAACCGGATAAAAGAGCAGCAGTTGGACCTCTTCGCCGACAGGACCAGCGCCCACTCCCCGCGCGCCAACCATCTGCGCCTCTGGTTTGCCTCCGTCGCGTACGTCCTGCTGAACCTGCTGCGCCACTTCGGCCTACGCGGCACCGAGATGGAGCGGGCGCAGGCGGGCACCATCCGGTTGAAGCTGCTCAAAGTTGCCGCCATCGTCCGCGCCAGCGTCCGCCGCGTCGTGCTCTCGCTCAGCGCGGCTGCGCCGGTGAAGGACCTCTTCGCGCGCATCGCCCAACAGCTCTGCGAAGTCCCAACTCCCTCCTGACGCCTCGCAGCTCTTTGACAACCTCTCAACGCCGGCCGGTGCATGCCACTGTCATGCCCGCTGCACGCTGCCGCGTGTCCATTCGCCACGCGCCGCGCGCGGGCGCCGCCAATTGATGCCTGGCCGCCCGGCGCGGGCCTTCGTGTGACCGATCCGGGCCTAGACTTCCTCGTCAGGCAGGAGCGCGCGTAGCAACTCGTCGTCGGGGCCGAGCGGGCGCCAGCCAGGAGGAGGAGGCGAAGAACGGAGCGCTGCCCTGGCCTGCTCGACGCGCTTCTGATGAGTCTCTGGTGTATAGGCAGACCAGCGGCCGATTGCCTTGGCAACCTTGAACCGATTGGCGTCATCCATCACGGTCGGCCAGCCATTAGGGATACTCTGGGACAACATGCGTACGAGCACATCACGAACAAAACGCGTGACCTGCTTCCGCTGTTCCGCCTCAGCGAGCAACCCGCTCAGCACCTGCACTCCGGCGACATCGTCCTCTCCAAGCTCATCAGCCAGAGCTACCAGCGAGGCGGTGGGGCGCGCCTCAGCGAAGGCGGTGAGCGAAGAGTAGCCACGCTCGCGGACCCGCTCGTACAGTCGGACCCTCCAGTTGCCATCCCAGGCATGTCCGTCGCTCATCGCCCTCTCCAGCGGATGAAGTTCATCGAGAGCCTGTACTCCTTCATGTTCTCCGCGACGATGTCCAGCACCTCGTTCCGCGTCAACATCCGTCCAGTTTCAACCTCGGCGTCGCGCAGCGCCCTCATGATCATCCGGTTCCATTCACCGGGCCATGCTCGCCCCATCTTCCAGTTCCCACCGCCATGGATTGCCTGGTGGTGTGCCTGCTCCATCTCCACGCAGAACTGGTCGATGTCCATCTCGCCGGTGAGGCCGCGCTTCTCGAACCACTCGCGGAACTCCTTGGGCAGGACGTGGTGTCGCGGGGGCTCGTTCATGCCGGCCCCCGCTCTGCCCGTCACGCGCATGCCCCGCACCTCGGGCCCGTCGCCGAGGGCCTCTCGCACGCCTCTGGGCAGCTCGCCGTGCGCCTCGGCCATCATCACCAGGCCGGCCTGAATTCGCACGGCGGCGCTGACGGCGGGCACGGAGAGGACGCCCGCCCGCACCAACTGGCGCATCATCTCCACCCAATCGGTGGACGCGACAATGCGCGTGCCCATCATCACGCCGCCGCTGCCCACCGAGAGGTCCATGCCGAGCAGGACGGGAGCGGACGGAGCCACCGAGGGCAGCGAGAACTTCAACGCCGAGAACAGGGAGAGCGCCTCGATGGCCTCCTTGAGCGCCAGCACCTTGGCGACGTTCGCGGCCCCCTTGCGCGCGGTCTCGAGAGTGACCGTGAACTCGCCTGAGAGGTGGCCCACCAGTACGGGGACGTCTCGCGCCACGGCCTCCACCTGCCCGGGCTCCAGCGAGGAGAGCGCCGTCATGGTGGGCTCGAGCCTCTGCTGCCAGCGCCCCAGGTCCGCGAACATCCGCTCCACGCTGTAGAAGTGCTGGGTGCACACGGTGTCGGCGAGGTGGAGCAAGTCGAGCCAGACAGCGAGCAGAAGGGAGCCGAGCATGGCGGCCTCAATCCGTGGGCCGGCCAGACGCAGCAGGGCGAGTTGCATGTCCGGGTCCTCCACCTGCGAGGCGGCGTTGGCCAACCGGGTGGCGGCGGAGAGCTGGGCGTCAATCCACCGTAGCTGCTGGGCACCGTAATCGGAGTAGCGGACGAAGACGCTCAGGTGGGGAGGAGAGGTCGCCCGGATCCTCGACGCCGGGCCGCACCGTTGAGACGTGCGGGACAGGCTCGCGCGGCGAGTAGCGCAAGCGCATTCCCCGGCCGGGTGGTGGCGTCAACGACACGCAGCCGGTGGACAGCAGGATCAGGGCGAGCAGCAGGCCCGCCCACCGGGTCTGCGACGAGTCAGTCCGCATTGTCCGCTCCCAGGCTCATGCAAGAGAAGGCCTCCGACCGCATGCGCATTCTCCTTCCGGAAAAAACAACGTGCCGTCCGTGTCCAGTAGGTGCAGCCTGGCTTACAAGTCCAGTCGCATGGCAAAGGCAGGTCCCGCCAGCCAACTGCCCGCGAATCCGGTGGTGCTGGCCCAGGCTCCATTCGTTGCTCGAAGACCCAGCAGGAATGGACAAAGGGAACACCATTTGGTCATCCATCTCGAAGTCCGTCCGTGGCAAAGGTGATGTTCGTCCAACAGTGGCTTGCGACTTGTTCTCTCTCCGAGCTTTGCGGACGGTGGGCTACTATTGGCCTCATGGATGAAAAACAGGCTCCATCTCCGCGGACCCTATTTGTCGCCACTCTCCCAAAAACATGGCGTACCCATTGGAGGCTTGCGAGAATACGAAGGCGTGAATCCTGGATACAATGACAAAACTCGAGACGCCGACACGCTGTTCAAAGACATCGCGAGAGGCATGGGAAGCCGCTTGGGGATCGTCAGCTAGCCCAAATCACGCCAATAGGAGTCGCGGTAGGGACGGCCCTTCGCCGTTTACAGATGAAGACGATCCCCTCGCGTCTTGGCGTAGACCCGCTCGTCAGGCCAAGGGTGCAGGGTGCGGAATCGTCGTCAGCCCCCGCAGCCCACTGCTGATGCGAGTGACCTCGCCCGGGAGCGTGTAGGCCGTCTCCCATCGGGGCTGCTCGCCATCCACCAGCCGGTTGAGGTGGGGTTTGATCGCCACGTGCAGCGCCCCATCACACTCGGCGAAGGCCATGGGATGCGCCTTGTAGCCCGACAGCTCGGGGGCCTCGCTCCACTGGATGCGCCCGGGCACGTCCGCGTCATAGACGCCGCTATAGAGCCCTCCGGGCAGCGTTCCCGCGAAGACGCGCTCGATGCCGGTGATCCGATCCCCACGCACCACACGCTCGAGACCCGCCCACTGCTTCGGGCCAGCCCGCGTCCGGAGGCTCCATCACGAGCACCTGCGCGCCCACGGCCGGCTCATCTCCGGGCTGATCCCACAGGGTGGATGTCGCCGCGTAGCGCCGCCCCGAGTGCGCCACCAGGCGCATGCTCTCCGTGCCGCCCATGAAGCGACCGTTCACGTCCGGCGTTCCCGCCTGGAAGACGCGTCGGAAGCCTCGCGGCGGCATGGAGGGGTGAAGCGGGCTCAACCCTGGGAAGCGAGGGCGATGGACGACTCGTCCTCTTCGACAGCGGCCTCGGGGGCGGGAACCACCTGGAGGGTGGCGGCCACCGCGGGCGGCTGCTCGAGCGCCGCGACGTTCTCGCCGGCCTTCTCCTTGGGCTTGCCCGCGCCCGAGCGGCAGGTGCGGCACCAGGGCTGATTGCGGATGGCTCCATCCGCCATCTTGCGCAGACCGAACTGCGCGAGCGGCTTGAGCGAGCGGCACTTGAGGCACATCAACGAGATGAGGACCTCATGGCCCTCGGCATCGAAGATGGCCGACTTGCGACGCTTGCGCGGCTGACCCGCCTCGCGCGCCTTGGTCTCCTTGGAGCCCGGCGGCGGCATCATCGGGGTCACTTTGTAGAGCATGTGTTTCCTCCCCAGCCGGCGGGCCCTGAGCGGAGCCTGGGAGGCTCCTCGGATCACGGCGCGCCTTCACTAGACTAAGGAGGAAAAGGGTAGTTGAAAACTGATCCCAAGCCGATTTTTCGGCCCGCGCGGCGATCCGCCCAGATCTCGGATACTTGCGGGGACTCGGCCGGGAACCCTCCTCCCGATCACCCGCCAAGGGTGCGGCCGGCGAGCGGGAGGCGCCACTTTTTTCATGGTCGTTCGGGGCGCTCGGAGGCCGGGCGCGCGGCGCACGGGCCTCCCTCATCCACGTAGCTGATGCGGCCTGTAGCGGGCACCGTCACCGGCGTGCCCCGACTCTTCCACCACGCCGCGAGCGCCTCGCGCAGGGTCAGCTCGCGGCCGGCCCCCAGGTCGATGCGCTCGGGCGGCACCTGGGACAGCACCACGCCCAGACCCCCCGCGCCGCGAGCGAGGAAGTCCGGCAGGACGACCCGGTACATGCGCTTCTCATCCAGCGGCCGTCCATCCGGCAGCGTGGCGCCGCGGAAGCGCTGGGGCCCGGCGCAGCGCGCGAGCGTCACCTTGAGACCGGAGACCTGGAACATGCTGGTGCCCGCGCCATAGGCGGCCGTCAGCAGACGACGCAGCTCGTCCGCGGAGAGCGTGACGATGGCCACGGTGTTGTCGAACGGCAACACCGCGTAGAGATCTCCGTACGTCA
Above is a window of Cystobacter fuscus DNA encoding:
- a CDS encoding NUDIX hydrolase encodes the protein MSDGHAWDGNWRVRLYERVRERGYSSLTAFAEARPTASLVALADELGEDDVAGVQVLSGLLAEAEQRKQVTRFVRDVLVRMLSQSIPNGWPTVMDDANRFKVAKAIGRWSAYTPETHQKRVEQARAALRSSPPPPGWRPLGPDDELLRALLPDEEV
- a CDS encoding DUF2380 domain-containing protein codes for the protein MQLALLRLAGPRIEAAMLGSLLLAVWLDLLHLADTVCTQHFYSVERMFADLGRWQQRLEPTMTALSSLEPGQVEAVARDVPVLVGHLSGEFTVTLETARKGAANVAKVLALKEAIEALSLFSALKFSLPSVAPSAPVLLGMDLSVGSGGVMMGTRIVASTDWVEMMRQLVRAGVLSVPAVSAAVRIQAGLVMMAEAHGELPRGVREALGDGPEVRGMRVTGRAGAGMNEPPRHHVLPKEFREWFEKRGLTGEMDIDQFCVEMEQAHHQAIHGGGNWKMGRAWPGEWNRMIMRALRDAEVETGRMLTRNEVLDIVAENMKEYRLSMNFIRWRGR